The Myroides phaeus DNA segment CATAGGTAGTGCTTGTTTAATCTTAGGTCCGATGTACTTGTTGATTCAAACATTAACTAAGAAAATATTAGTTATGTTGGACGATAAAGACAAGATAAAAACAGGAATTAAGAGTGTAGTAGATTTGCTTCACACGAAATACAATATTGATATTTTTGACCAAAGTAATTTAGAAAAGGCTACTGAAATAGGAGGTAAGGTATTACAGTCAATTGTCAATACCTCAGTGAATGGACTAATGGAAATAGGAGTTGCTTATCTATTACTTTATTTTATGTTGGTTGATTATAAATCAATAGAACGTTGGTTTAATAAGTACATTCCCCTTGGCAGAGCAAATATGGACAATATGAAGATTGATATGAAGAAATTAGTAGTTTCAAATACGATAGGTGTTCCGTTAACTGCTTTTTGTCAAGCTGTGGTTGCTTATATAGGATATTTGATATTTGGAGTAGATGATGCTTTTGTCTTTTTTGTATTAACAGGATTTGCTGCAATGATACCGGTAGTTGGAGCGGCGTTAATTTATATTCCTTTAGTTGGTATGTTAATAGCACAAGGCGATACTACAGGTGCAATTGGGCTATTGCTATACAGTTTGATTCTTGTGGGGTTATCTGACAATTTAATTCGTTTTATGTTACAAAAGCGAATGGCTGATGTACATCCTTTAATTACAATATTCGGTGTAATAGTAGGGGTTAATCTATTTGGATTTATAGGAATAATCTTTGGTCCAATCTTATTTTCATTATTCTTCTGGTTAATTAAGATATACCGCAATGAGTTTGTGGTTCCAAATGATAATAAACAAGCATAGTAAAGTTGATTATCTTTGTACGCAGTAAAAAATGAAAGAAATGCTTAAAGTTTGTTGTGCAATAATAGAACATCAAGAGAAGATATTAGTTGCTCAAAGAAGTGAAACAATGTTGCTTCCTCTGCAATGGGAATTTCCAGGAGGGAAAGTAGAAGTAGGGGAAACGGTTGGGGAGTGTATTGTTAGAGAAATAAAAGAAGAGTTAGCTATGGATATTACCGTAGTTAAGCCGCTGACCCCAGTGATACATCACTATGATACTTTTTCACTTGAATTAATTCCTTTTGTTTGTAGCTGTGAATCGGCTCATTTTGAAAAGAAGGAACACAAGAATATTGTTTGGAGTGATAAGCAAAGGTTAATGGATTTTGAATGGGCAGCAGCAGATATTCCTATTGTTCAAGAGTATTTGAAAACTGTATTCTAAGAATAGAACTAATGTTCTTTGTTTGCTTTATAGCATTAGGAGCCCTGATTTGGTAGAAAGCTTAGTTTTGAAGACTGAGATAAATAGAAATATATAAAATAATACAAGGGGTGTCAATTTGATACCCCTTTTTATAATTATTGCGATGTTTTTAGTAAGTAATCTTACTTCAGTACGAAAGGTTATTCTTCTTTTAATCGAATAGCTAAAAGTTCTCCAGTAGCACATACAACATCATTTGCGCTAAGCCTCATATCTACCCATACTTTACGGCCTTCTATGCTGCGCAGTTTACCTTTTAATAGCAAAGGAACACCCATCGGTGTAGCGGCTTTAAAATCAACTTTTAAGGACGCTGTTACACAACGTACAGGAATAGGGCTTACTTCAAGGGAAATGCCTTCCTGTTTACACAGAAAAGCCGCAGCAGAACCAGTACCGTGGCAATCTAATAAAGACGCAATTAATCCACCATATACACTTCCAGGAAGAGCAGTATATTTAGATTCTGGAGTAAACTCGGCAGTAGTTTCCTCTCCAATTAAATAAGTTTTGAGTTGGTAACCATTAGGATTGTTTTTTCCACAGCCGTAGCAATGCGCTAAGTTTTCAGGGTATAAGTCTTGAATTGCTTTTGTCATAAGTCTTTGTTTAATAGGTTAGTTTCTGTAAATATCAACAATAGATTTTAGATTGACAAACAGTTGTTTTTAATAGATTTACTTGAATATTATACTCTTTAAAGAGCAATGAAAGCTCTTAACAAGAATATAAATATGTAAAAATATGTACTCAGTAAGTTTTATTTTCTTAAATTCGAATAAGTAACACCTTAAAATATGAAAGGATAGTATATGTCAAGTCAGATAGTATATGAAAAAAAGAAAACTTAGTAGTAATATTATATAATAAAAGTTAAGTTTATCTGTTATATAAAAATATAAAGTATTTAAGAATAAAGCTAATTAAATTATAATAGCTTGTATTTACTGTAAATGGAAATAGAATCGTGAGATAGAAGTGAACTTCTAAAAAAAGAGTAATGTTTTTTACAGGTTCTATTCAATTAAATATTATACTAAGAAATGATTAAAAAAGGTTTATTATTAGTTACCTTATTAGTGAGTCAATGTTTTGTTTTTGGTCAAAAGAAATATTCGGAATTAACACAAGAAGATTATCTTGAAGACTTCGACATTTTAATCAATATCGTAAAAAATCAACATCCAAATCCATATCGCGTAATATCAGAGAAAGACTTTGATAAGAAAGTTGCGAGTATAAGAAAGACTTTAGAAGAGAATCCGAGCTATGCTACGTTTTTACTATCAAATCCTATACCTTATATTCACGATGCACATTCTTCTTTGTCAACAGATACAACTATTTTTGAAGACTTTACTAAGGAGACTCATTTTTTTCCTTTAGCTACGCTTGTCTTTAATAGTAAAGTATTTGTTAATCAGCACAATCCGTACATTCCACCAGGTAGTATAATTAAGAGTGTCAACGGAATTGAAGCGAGTAAGATATTAAGTCGTATAAATGTGAGTAGTGATGGAGAGATCAAAGCTGATGATGCTAAGGATTTTACGTTTTATATATCGCTAATGTTTCCAGATGCTAAGGAATACGTTATTACTTATCAAGATAGTTTAGAAAGTGAAGAGGTAAAAGAAGTGACAATCAATACAGTGAGTTATTTCCGGAATTTTTACAACGTTCAGAAGTCAATTTTACCATTCGATTTGATTACTTATTCTTATGGTATTTATGGTAGAGAAGTAAATGAAGATACTTATATTTTGACAATAAAAACGTTTGCCTTTTCAGAAGAGTTTGCTTATCAAAAGTTAAGTGCTTTTTTTGAAAAATTAAATGAAAAAGGAATTAAAAACTTAATCATAGATATTCGTAGTAACGGAGGAGGGCTTTTAAGTAATATTCCATTATTTTATTCTTTTATTTCAAAAGATAAGGTGTTTAAGAATAGTTACCGTTATGCAACGAAAGTTGTTGATATAAAAGTTCGAGAGAATTTAATAGATGGTAGCGGACGTCAGTATTCTGATTTAGATATCAAGAATATGAACAATTTTATGTTGCAGCGTTATGATAAAAGTGAAGATGATGAGTATTATTATGGTAACAATCGCTTAGACGAATCGTATGTAGAGAATTATCCACGTGATAGAAATGTGTTTGAAGGGAATACCATATTATTGATAGATAATAATACGGTGTCGGCAGCAGCTTATTTTGCAGCTTTATTTAAAGAGAACAAGAGAGGAGTAGTGATAGGACAAGAAACACGTACTTGTAGTAATTTTACAACTGCATCTTGGTTTATAAATTATAAATTGCCGAATACACAGACAATTGTTGATCTACCTCGTTCGGAAGTGTTTTTTAATAATTCAGCAAGTAAAAGCGGTGCTTGTAGAGGGGTAATTCCTGATTATGTTGTAGATGAGACGATGTTTTACGCTGGTTTAGTGGAAGAAAAAGATCCAGAGTTAACAATGGCATTGGATTTAATTAAAAGACAAATTGGACTTAATGTAGCGGAGTTAAGTACGAAAGAAAAAGGAAAAAAACAGAA contains these protein-coding regions:
- a CDS encoding AI-2E family transporter is translated as MNDKIKSAIPSGILVQIAFLLVIVFVFFLLVKNLVVFLPGFLGAICLFVLLINPFRWLTEKKGWKKIWSIVVLIIGSACLILGPMYLLIQTLTKKILVMLDDKDKIKTGIKSVVDLLHTKYNIDIFDQSNLEKATEIGGKVLQSIVNTSVNGLMEIGVAYLLLYFMLVDYKSIERWFNKYIPLGRANMDNMKIDMKKLVVSNTIGVPLTAFCQAVVAYIGYLIFGVDDAFVFFVLTGFAAMIPVVGAALIYIPLVGMLIAQGDTTGAIGLLLYSLILVGLSDNLIRFMLQKRMADVHPLITIFGVIVGVNLFGFIGIIFGPILFSLFFWLIKIYRNEFVVPNDNKQA
- a CDS encoding (deoxy)nucleoside triphosphate pyrophosphohydrolase — its product is MKEMLKVCCAIIEHQEKILVAQRSETMLLPLQWEFPGGKVEVGETVGECIVREIKEELAMDITVVKPLTPVIHHYDTFSLELIPFVCSCESAHFEKKEHKNIVWSDKQRLMDFEWAAADIPIVQEYLKTVF
- a CDS encoding PaaI family thioesterase, translated to MTKAIQDLYPENLAHCYGCGKNNPNGYQLKTYLIGEETTAEFTPESKYTALPGSVYGGLIASLLDCHGTGSAAAFLCKQEGISLEVSPIPVRCVTASLKVDFKAATPMGVPLLLKGKLRSIEGRKVWVDMRLSANDVVCATGELLAIRLKEE
- a CDS encoding S41 family peptidase translates to MIKKGLLLVTLLVSQCFVFGQKKYSELTQEDYLEDFDILINIVKNQHPNPYRVISEKDFDKKVASIRKTLEENPSYATFLLSNPIPYIHDAHSSLSTDTTIFEDFTKETHFFPLATLVFNSKVFVNQHNPYIPPGSIIKSVNGIEASKILSRINVSSDGEIKADDAKDFTFYISLMFPDAKEYVITYQDSLESEEVKEVTINTVSYFRNFYNVQKSILPFDLITYSYGIYGREVNEDTYILTIKTFAFSEEFAYQKLSAFFEKLNEKGIKNLIIDIRSNGGGLLSNIPLFYSFISKDKVFKNSYRYATKVVDIKVRENLIDGSGRQYSDLDIKNMNNFMLQRYDKSEDDEYYYGNNRLDESYVENYPRDRNVFEGNTILLIDNNTVSAAAYFAALFKENKRGVVIGQETRTCSNFTTASWFINYKLPNTQTIVDLPRSEVFFNNSASKSGACRGVIPDYVVDETMFYAGLVEEKDPELTMALDLIKRQIGLNVAELSTKEKGKKQKK